The following are from one region of the Mycolicibacterium helvum genome:
- a CDS encoding cysteine hydrolase family protein: MTDPAEIYSPEDTALLIIDPYNDFISEGGKLWDAVREVAEGIQLLDHMRAVLAAAREHSIRVFIVPHHQTAPNDYRSWDHLSPTQRRVLERQTFAVGSWGAQWHPDFTPREGELIASQHWASSGFANTDLDMLLKQHRITKVVIIGMKANTCVDTTARFAQELGYHVTLVRDAIGAFSWDEMAATFDLNAPQYAHAIHTTDELLQILNDRKALA, encoded by the coding sequence ATGACCGATCCGGCAGAGATCTATAGCCCTGAAGACACGGCGCTGCTCATCATCGATCCCTACAACGACTTCATTTCCGAGGGTGGCAAGTTGTGGGATGCCGTCAGGGAAGTTGCCGAAGGCATCCAGCTGCTCGACCATATGCGCGCTGTTCTCGCCGCAGCCCGCGAGCACTCCATCAGAGTATTTATCGTCCCGCATCACCAAACCGCACCCAACGACTACCGCAGTTGGGATCACCTCTCCCCCACCCAACGTCGGGTGCTGGAGCGCCAAACCTTCGCCGTCGGGAGCTGGGGGGCACAGTGGCATCCCGACTTCACCCCACGAGAAGGCGAGCTGATCGCCTCGCAGCATTGGGCTTCAAGCGGTTTCGCTAACACGGACCTGGACATGCTGCTCAAACAACACCGCATCACCAAGGTCGTGATCATCGGGATGAAAGCCAACACCTGCGTGGACACCACCGCACGCTTCGCCCAGGAACTCGGCTATCACGTCACCCTCGTCCGCGACGCCATCGGCGCCTTCAGCTGGGACGAGATGGCCGCCACCTTCGATCTCAACGCACCCCAGTACGCCCACGCCATCCACACGACCGACGAACTCCTGCAGATCCTCAACGACCGAAAGGCACTCGCATGA
- a CDS encoding VOC family protein, with translation MDLKLEVVVLPVTDVDRAKQFYESLGWRLDADVPTGADFRVIQFTAPGSPCSVIFGTGVTEPGSAPVTGLHLAVTNIDVARKELLNAGVDVSEIFHDAGGVFHHPGGTARLSGPHPDRSSYGSFATFPDPDGNRWWLQEITTRLPGRVESTASFSSVADLAAALRRVADAHGEHETRLGREDPDWPDWYAAYLIAEHNGTQLPN, from the coding sequence ATGGACCTCAAACTGGAAGTAGTCGTCCTGCCGGTCACCGACGTCGACCGGGCCAAGCAGTTCTACGAATCACTGGGCTGGCGACTGGACGCTGACGTCCCCACCGGCGCCGACTTCCGCGTCATCCAATTCACCGCACCGGGGTCACCGTGTTCCGTCATTTTTGGCACCGGCGTCACCGAACCGGGCTCCGCCCCCGTGACCGGACTGCACCTGGCAGTCACCAATATCGATGTCGCAAGAAAAGAACTGCTTAATGCCGGCGTCGACGTCAGCGAGATCTTCCACGACGCAGGCGGGGTGTTCCACCACCCGGGTGGCACTGCCCGACTGAGCGGACCGCACCCCGACCGCAGCAGTTACGGATCCTTCGCGACCTTTCCCGATCCCGACGGAAACCGTTGGTGGCTGCAGGAAATCACCACCCGACTACCCGGCCGGGTCGAAAGCACCGCATCGTTCAGCTCGGTCGCCGACCTGGCCGCAGCCCTGCGGCGAGTCGCCGACGCCCACGGAGAACATGAAACCCGGCTCGGGCGAGAAGACCCCGATTGGCCCGACTGGTACGCCGCCTACCTCATCGCCGAACACAACGGCACCCAACTCCCGAACTGA
- a CDS encoding enoyl-CoA hydratase/isomerase family protein — MISTETLDLRVDNSVLYATLDAPPLNLIGPELVRDLVNLVLYLESHDDISVVLFRSASSEFFSAHVDMYRASELGAEVSRLEPGAPLGELYRRISALNQVSIAAITGRVRGAGSEFVLACDMRFAGEHAMFGQPEIGLGAVPGAGALQHLTRLMGRGRALEALIGAEDFPADLAAQYGWINRVLPEDELPAFTSALAHRIARFPTAGIADAKRRVNALTLPDPDALHEDSQLFLAGLGRPETKARMQQLFAAGMQTDGALEAGFGAGLDDLAPSRL, encoded by the coding sequence ATGATCAGCACCGAGACCCTCGACCTTCGCGTCGACAACAGCGTGCTCTACGCGACCCTTGACGCCCCGCCGCTCAACCTGATCGGGCCCGAACTGGTCCGAGATCTGGTCAACCTAGTGCTCTACCTCGAATCCCACGACGACATCTCCGTAGTGCTCTTCCGCAGCGCCAGCAGCGAATTCTTCAGCGCACATGTCGACATGTACCGCGCATCGGAATTAGGCGCCGAAGTCTCCCGCCTAGAACCTGGGGCACCTCTGGGTGAGCTCTACCGCCGCATCAGCGCCCTCAACCAAGTCTCCATCGCCGCCATCACGGGGCGAGTCCGTGGAGCGGGAAGCGAATTCGTCCTGGCCTGCGACATGCGCTTCGCCGGAGAGCATGCAATGTTCGGACAACCGGAGATCGGCCTCGGCGCAGTACCGGGGGCTGGTGCGCTGCAACACCTGACCCGTCTCATGGGCCGCGGCCGGGCACTCGAAGCACTCATCGGTGCCGAGGACTTCCCGGCCGATCTGGCCGCACAGTATGGCTGGATCAACCGCGTGCTGCCCGAAGACGAACTGCCCGCCTTCACCTCCGCGCTCGCCCACCGGATCGCACGCTTCCCCACCGCGGGAATCGCCGACGCCAAACGCCGCGTCAACGCCCTCACCCTTCCCGACCCTGACGCCCTGCACGAGGACAGCCAACTCTTCCTAGCCGGACTCGGTCGCCCCGAAACCAAAGCCAGGATGCAACAACTGTTCGCCGCAGGAATGCAAACTGACGGTGCGTTGGAAGCGGGGTTCGGCGCCGGTCTCGACGATCTCGCACCGAGCCGCTTGTAA
- a CDS encoding type II toxin-antitoxin system Phd/YefM family antitoxin, translating to MTMPEISSLAETKAHLSELVARVGEQHERVTVTVHGRPAAVLIAVDDLESLEETIAVLSDSAALRALSEADAELARGESVSEGDLAAAMQARRAGK from the coding sequence ATGACCATGCCGGAGATCAGTTCACTGGCTGAGACGAAAGCCCACCTGTCGGAGTTGGTGGCGCGGGTCGGAGAGCAGCACGAACGCGTGACGGTCACCGTCCATGGGCGGCCGGCCGCGGTCTTGATCGCCGTCGACGATCTGGAGTCACTCGAGGAGACCATCGCAGTCCTGTCCGATTCTGCGGCGCTGCGCGCACTAAGCGAGGCCGATGCCGAACTGGCCCGAGGAGAGAGCGTGAGTGAGGGCGATCTCGCCGCGGCGATGCAGGCTCGTCGAGCTGGGAAGTGA
- a CDS encoding type II toxin-antitoxin system RelE family toxin, whose protein sequence is MTDRRYELVVAPTVRRQLAETLPEAVTFAAYKFITGPLLDNPHRVGERLRPPLEDRRSARRGTYRVIYRIDDAHRRVTVVGVFSRADSHRKQ, encoded by the coding sequence GTGACCGACCGGCGCTACGAGCTGGTCGTTGCCCCGACTGTGCGACGGCAGTTGGCCGAGACCCTGCCGGAGGCGGTGACGTTCGCGGCCTACAAGTTCATCACCGGACCATTGCTGGACAACCCGCATCGGGTCGGTGAGCGATTGAGGCCGCCCCTGGAAGATCGTCGCAGTGCCCGCCGGGGCACGTACCGCGTGATCTACCGCATTGACGACGCGCACCGACGCGTCACGGTCGTGGGTGTGTTCAGCCGCGCCGACTCCCACCGCAAGCAGTGA
- a CDS encoding DUF3887 domain-containing protein: MSGSFTMTGQQLHRQLGQILAAPVLNSENDPLELVRAAHEIRDKAETLLAEAVEQARAAGRTWQEIGGVLGVSRQAVFQRYGKPIDPRTGETMNTTPLPGADELARTVIEDLVHTRWADIRARFDATMHDGLTEEGLAEAWAHIAGTVGAYESHGDTDAKRTGLFTTTNTPLTFEAGDFVARITFRDDRSIAGLYILSPDEAGGAGESAAT, from the coding sequence ATGTCCGGTTCGTTCACTATGACTGGCCAACAGCTTCACCGCCAGCTCGGCCAGATCTTGGCCGCCCCCGTCTTGAACAGCGAGAACGATCCACTCGAGTTGGTGCGCGCGGCGCACGAGATTCGGGACAAGGCCGAGACATTGCTGGCCGAGGCCGTGGAGCAGGCACGGGCGGCAGGTCGAACCTGGCAGGAAATCGGCGGAGTGCTCGGCGTATCGCGCCAGGCCGTCTTCCAGCGTTACGGAAAACCAATTGATCCACGAACTGGAGAAACCATGAACACCACACCACTTCCTGGAGCCGACGAACTCGCCAGGACCGTCATCGAGGACCTTGTTCACACCCGGTGGGCTGATATCCGCGCGCGCTTCGACGCCACGATGCACGACGGCCTAACCGAGGAAGGCCTCGCCGAGGCATGGGCTCACATTGCGGGCACGGTTGGGGCCTACGAGAGTCACGGAGATACCGACGCCAAGCGCACCGGCCTCTTCACCACCACAAACACGCCATTAACCTTCGAGGCAGGCGATTTCGTCGCTCGCATCACCTTCCGTGACGATCGGTCGATTGCCGGGCTGTACATCCTCAGTCCCGATGAGGCCGGCGGCGCCGGCGAATCAGCCGCCACGTGA
- a CDS encoding AraC family transcriptional regulator — translation MTENSDYFAEPPSSAEWQASSPEAEDALSEILHVVQLQGRSVARYASRAPFNIALPAGTRWFHIVEQGPIRIQALGMPTQLLDAGDLVLCARGDGHHLQAGDPISARTLRDTDSPPNAALLSDARAPRWLTGTFTANDTIADPVFSVLPSAIVVSSQPHGQEWLPVTLQLLLVEVTSPSPGSSAMISRLLDLLFIHALREWSRQQPTNAGWLTAAMDPALSTVLTAIHRDLSYPWSVAQLATIANVSRTAMAQRFTRLLGRPPLTYIADRRLSHAAELLRTSTTPVAAIANQVGYSSEAAFSRAFRRRYGQPPRQWKNATESLRDKI, via the coding sequence ATGACTGAAAACTCGGATTACTTTGCCGAACCACCATCTTCGGCAGAGTGGCAGGCATCATCACCTGAAGCTGAGGATGCGCTCTCGGAAATTCTGCACGTCGTGCAGCTCCAGGGTCGGTCTGTCGCGCGGTACGCCTCGCGCGCCCCCTTCAACATCGCCCTGCCGGCCGGGACCCGCTGGTTCCACATCGTCGAACAAGGCCCGATCCGGATCCAGGCCCTAGGTATGCCCACCCAGTTGTTGGACGCCGGCGACCTCGTACTGTGCGCCCGCGGGGATGGCCATCATTTACAAGCTGGTGATCCGATAAGCGCACGGACGCTCCGGGATACCGACAGCCCACCCAATGCCGCCCTCCTCAGCGACGCCCGGGCGCCGCGATGGCTGACCGGCACCTTCACCGCCAACGACACCATCGCAGATCCCGTCTTTTCGGTACTCCCTTCCGCGATCGTTGTGAGCTCCCAGCCGCACGGTCAGGAATGGTTGCCGGTGACTCTGCAACTCTTGCTTGTCGAGGTCACGTCACCAAGCCCAGGTTCCTCAGCGATGATTTCGCGGCTGTTGGACCTGTTGTTCATCCACGCCCTGCGCGAATGGTCCCGACAGCAACCCACCAATGCTGGATGGCTAACCGCTGCAATGGATCCCGCGCTGAGCACCGTCCTCACGGCTATCCATCGCGACCTCAGTTACCCATGGTCGGTCGCTCAGCTTGCCACCATTGCGAACGTCTCCCGGACTGCGATGGCCCAGCGGTTCACTCGACTGCTCGGCCGACCGCCGTTGACCTACATCGCCGACCGTCGGCTCAGTCACGCCGCCGAGCTACTTCGCACCAGCACCACACCCGTCGCAGCCATCGCCAACCAGGTCGGCTACTCATCCGAAGCCGCCTTCAGTAGGGCCTTCCGCCGTCGCTACGGTCAGCCCCCGAGACAGTGGAAAAACGCGACAGAATCCCTGAGGGACAAGATCTGA
- a CDS encoding alpha/beta fold hydrolase translates to MPTITTSDGVEIFYKDWGSGQPIVFSHGWPLTADDWDAQMTFFLQQGYRVIAHDRRGHGRSDQVGTGNDMTHWVADLAALTEHLDLHDAVHIGHSTGGGEVARYVAGHQDRVAKAVLVASLTPNMLRSETNPGGQPQEWFDAVEAGVLGNRSQFYREVPEGPFYGFNRPGAEPSEAVIANWWRQGMSGSAQAHSATVFCWLEDFTEDLRKITVPVLVMHGDDDQIVPYASSVPRAVDLLENGALKTYPGYPHGMLTTHADVLNPDLLAFIRS, encoded by the coding sequence GTGCCCACCATTACCACATCGGACGGCGTCGAGATCTTCTACAAGGACTGGGGTTCAGGCCAGCCGATCGTTTTCAGCCACGGCTGGCCGCTGACGGCCGACGACTGGGACGCCCAGATGACGTTCTTCCTGCAGCAGGGTTACCGGGTGATCGCCCACGACCGCCGTGGGCACGGGCGCTCCGATCAGGTCGGTACCGGCAACGACATGACGCACTGGGTGGCTGATCTCGCCGCGTTGACCGAGCACCTCGACCTGCACGATGCCGTCCACATCGGGCACTCCACCGGAGGCGGTGAGGTGGCTCGTTATGTCGCGGGCCACCAGGATCGGGTCGCCAAGGCGGTGCTGGTGGCCTCGCTGACGCCGAATATGCTGCGCAGCGAGACGAACCCCGGCGGTCAACCGCAGGAGTGGTTCGACGCAGTTGAGGCGGGTGTGCTGGGGAACCGATCGCAGTTCTACCGCGAGGTGCCCGAAGGCCCCTTCTACGGCTTCAACCGTCCGGGTGCGGAGCCCTCCGAGGCCGTCATCGCGAACTGGTGGCGGCAGGGCATGTCCGGTAGCGCCCAAGCGCACTCCGCGACGGTGTTTTGCTGGCTCGAGGACTTCACCGAAGATCTGCGGAAGATCACCGTCCCGGTGCTGGTGATGCACGGCGACGACGACCAGATCGTTCCGTACGCCAGCTCCGTACCCCGCGCCGTCGACCTACTCGAGAACGGCGCGCTGAAGACCTACCCCGGCTATCCGCACGGAATGCTGACCACGCACGCCGACGTCCTCAACCCCGATCTGCTGGCCTTCATCAGATCCTGA
- a CDS encoding Fic family protein: MPTEAGYGRQNVRAALRQSGEYRAAIPAEIAQLEVSLPSRVLADAEEASQEIARFDAELGHEIAPFASVLLRSESAASSKIENLTASARAIAEAETLGHSSRRNASVIVANTEAMQAAVALADCVDGDAILAMHAALMNASNPDIAGKWRTEQVWIGGGDFGPRGADFIAPQHSRVPGAIDDLIRFSGRDDIPVLPQIAIAHAQFETIHPFPDGNGRTGRALIQATLRNKRLTRQVTVPVSAGLLTDTDSYFQALNAYREGDPAPIVERLSAASVLAVANGRHLVGDLQAIRKVWASKITARRDSAVHRIADMLIKRPVVNAKLLTRELNIPMSNVYRYLDPLIKAGIIVEFTDQSRNRAWRAPEVLHALDAFALRAGRRG; this comes from the coding sequence ATGCCGACCGAGGCTGGATACGGGCGGCAGAACGTGCGCGCAGCGCTGCGGCAGTCCGGCGAGTATCGGGCGGCGATTCCGGCAGAGATCGCCCAACTTGAGGTGTCCCTGCCGTCCCGTGTCCTCGCCGACGCGGAGGAAGCCAGCCAGGAGATCGCTCGTTTCGACGCCGAACTTGGCCACGAGATTGCACCCTTCGCTTCGGTACTGCTCCGCTCAGAGTCGGCCGCCAGCTCCAAGATCGAGAATCTGACCGCCTCCGCGCGCGCTATCGCTGAAGCCGAGACTCTCGGGCATTCCAGCCGCCGCAATGCCTCGGTGATCGTCGCCAACACCGAGGCCATGCAAGCCGCCGTCGCCCTGGCCGACTGCGTCGACGGCGACGCCATCCTCGCGATGCACGCCGCGCTGATGAACGCCAGCAATCCGGACATCGCCGGCAAGTGGCGAACCGAGCAGGTGTGGATCGGTGGCGGCGACTTCGGTCCCCGGGGCGCAGATTTCATCGCGCCCCAGCACAGTCGGGTCCCAGGCGCCATCGACGACTTGATCAGGTTCTCCGGGCGCGACGATATCCCCGTTCTTCCTCAGATCGCTATCGCGCACGCACAGTTCGAGACCATTCACCCGTTCCCAGACGGGAATGGCCGCACCGGCAGGGCACTCATCCAGGCGACGTTGCGCAACAAGCGGCTGACTCGTCAGGTCACAGTCCCGGTCTCGGCGGGGCTGCTCACTGACACCGATTCCTATTTCCAGGCACTCAACGCATACCGCGAGGGCGACCCCGCTCCGATCGTCGAAAGGCTCTCTGCGGCCTCTGTTTTAGCGGTCGCCAATGGTCGCCACCTCGTCGGCGACTTGCAAGCAATCAGGAAAGTCTGGGCATCGAAGATCACCGCTCGCCGGGATTCCGCGGTTCACCGTATTGCCGACATGTTGATCAAACGCCCGGTCGTCAACGCAAAACTATTGACGCGTGAACTGAACATCCCGATGAGCAACGTCTACCGCTATCTGGACCCATTGATCAAGGCGGGGATCATCGTCGAGTTCACAGACCAGTCGCGCAATCGCGCTTGGCGCGCACCCGAGGTGCTGCACGCTCTCGATGCGTTCGCCCTCCGCGCCGGACGTCGGGGCTGA